One stretch of Lysobacter sp. KIS68-7 DNA includes these proteins:
- a CDS encoding BolA/IbaG family iron-sulfur metabolism protein — translation MNADTIRHLIEQGLPGARAQVQGEDGVHFEATVVHADFAGKLPLARHRMVYATLGERMGGEIHALALKTLTPDEASA, via the coding sequence ATGAACGCCGACACCATCCGCCACCTGATCGAACAAGGCCTGCCAGGCGCACGCGCGCAGGTCCAGGGCGAGGATGGCGTGCACTTCGAGGCCACCGTGGTGCATGCCGATTTCGCGGGCAAGCTCCCGCTGGCCCGCCACCGCATGGTGTACGCGACGCTCGGCGAGCGCATGGGCGGGGAAATCCACGCCCTGGCGCTGAAGACGCTCACGCCCGACGAAGCGAGCGCCTGA
- a CDS encoding KpsF/GutQ family sugar-phosphate isomerase, with amino-acid sequence MATMPASITEFDFAASGRRVIAIEAQGLEAVAGRLDGAFTDACRRMLDCKGRVVCTGMGKSGHVARKIAATLASTGTPSFFVHPGEAGHGDLGMITDADIVLALSYSGESDELLMLLPVLKRQGNLLIAMTGRPDSSLAREADVHLDASVPAEACPLALAPTASTTAALALGDALAVALLEARGFTAEDFARSHPAGSLGRRLLLHIRDVMHSGDEVPKVREAATLSETLVEMSRKRLGMSAIVDADDRLLGLYTDGDLRRTLDDARIDVRATSIASVMTRNPKVIDADALAVEAAQLMEAHKINALIVVDKERRVVGALNIHDLLRARVV; translated from the coding sequence ATGGCGACGATGCCCGCGTCCATCACCGAGTTCGACTTCGCGGCCAGCGGCCGCCGCGTCATCGCCATCGAGGCCCAGGGGCTCGAAGCGGTGGCCGGCCGGCTGGATGGCGCCTTCACCGATGCCTGCCGCCGCATGCTCGACTGCAAGGGCCGCGTGGTCTGCACCGGCATGGGCAAGTCGGGCCATGTCGCGCGCAAGATCGCCGCCACCCTGGCCTCCACCGGAACGCCGAGCTTCTTCGTGCACCCGGGCGAAGCCGGCCACGGCGACCTGGGGATGATCACGGATGCCGACATCGTGCTCGCCCTGTCCTATTCCGGCGAAAGCGACGAGCTGCTCATGCTGCTGCCCGTGCTCAAGCGCCAGGGCAACCTGCTGATCGCGATGACGGGCCGACCGGATTCCTCGCTGGCGCGCGAGGCCGACGTGCACCTGGACGCCAGCGTCCCCGCCGAAGCCTGCCCGCTCGCGCTCGCCCCCACCGCCAGCACCACCGCCGCGCTCGCGCTCGGCGATGCGCTCGCGGTCGCGTTGCTCGAAGCGCGCGGCTTCACCGCCGAAGACTTCGCGCGCTCGCATCCGGCGGGCTCGCTGGGTCGCCGCCTGTTGCTGCACATCCGCGACGTCATGCATTCGGGCGACGAGGTGCCGAAGGTGCGCGAGGCCGCCACGCTCAGCGAAACGCTGGTGGAGATGAGCCGCAAGCGCCTGGGCATGAGTGCGATCGTGGATGCCGACGATCGCCTGCTCGGCCTGTACACCGACGGCGACCTGCGCCGCACGCTCGACGACGCGCGCATCGACGTGCGCGCCACGTCGATCGCCTCGGTGATGACGCGCAACCCGAAGGTCATCGACGCCGACGCGCTCGCGGTGGAAGCCGCGCAGTTGATGGAAGCGCACAAGATCAACGCGCTGATCGTCGTCGACAAGGAGCGCCGCGTCGTCGGTGCATTGAACATCCACGATCTGCTGCGCGCGCGGGTGGTCTGA
- a CDS encoding HAD hydrolase family protein, which yields MPGSQTTYSHLNDFPADIRERAKRIRLACFDVDGTLTDGRLLIDGDGNESKSFHVLDGLGLKLLQRKGIAVAFVTARASAAAERRAAELGVESHTGVSDKLECVEGIASRLGISLDEVAFMGDDLADLRVMLQVGLSVAPSQAHMWTRERAHWRTQARGGEGAARELCDLLLAAQGHAEDLLADISHVTGVRVEGSA from the coding sequence ATGCCAGGCTCTCAAACAACGTATTCGCATTTGAACGACTTCCCCGCCGACATCCGCGAACGCGCCAAGCGCATCAGGCTCGCCTGCTTCGATGTCGACGGCACGCTCACCGACGGGCGCCTGCTCATCGACGGCGACGGCAACGAATCCAAGTCCTTCCACGTGCTCGACGGCCTGGGCCTGAAACTGCTCCAGCGCAAGGGCATCGCCGTGGCCTTCGTCACCGCGCGCGCGAGCGCCGCGGCGGAACGGCGCGCGGCCGAACTCGGCGTGGAATCGCACACCGGCGTGAGCGACAAGCTCGAATGCGTCGAAGGCATCGCAAGCCGCCTCGGCATCTCGCTCGACGAAGTGGCCTTCATGGGCGACGACCTCGCCGACCTGCGCGTGATGCTGCAGGTCGGGCTGTCGGTCGCGCCGTCGCAGGCGCACATGTGGACGCGCGAACGCGCGCACTGGCGCACGCAGGCGCGCGGCGGCGAAGGCGCGGCGCGCGAGCTGTGCGACCTGCTGCTCGCCGCGCAGGGCCACGCCGAAGACCTGCTCGCCGACATCTCGCACGTCACCGGCGTGCGCGTCGAAGGCAGCGCGTGA
- the lptC gene encoding LPS export ABC transporter periplasmic protein LptC — MNERKAITLVLLVAAFASGWAVWTHRPKGNAAAKSNARSDYVLTNFEVVVLDKTGLEAFTVAAPKLERNPGDRTMTMATPIFYIPVSPGEGLPPTREAGWEVRSKTGWVSGDGDELRLTGNVTAQTAGHRERPVTMATEQLNVFPHRNRATSPVLVTVSQPGSILRGQGMEALLDSKRIRFSSNVKVQYVPPPR, encoded by the coding sequence GTGAACGAGCGCAAGGCCATCACCCTGGTGTTGCTGGTCGCGGCCTTCGCGAGCGGCTGGGCCGTGTGGACGCATCGCCCGAAGGGCAACGCCGCGGCGAAATCGAACGCGCGCTCGGACTACGTGCTCACGAACTTCGAAGTCGTCGTGCTCGACAAGACCGGCCTGGAGGCCTTCACCGTCGCCGCGCCCAAGCTCGAACGCAATCCGGGCGACCGCACGATGACGATGGCCACACCCATCTTCTACATCCCCGTCTCCCCCGGCGAAGGCCTGCCCCCGACGCGCGAGGCCGGGTGGGAAGTGCGCTCGAAGACGGGGTGGGTCAGCGGCGATGGCGACGAGCTGCGCCTGACGGGCAACGTGACGGCGCAGACCGCGGGCCACCGCGAGCGGCCGGTCACGATGGCCACCGAGCAACTGAACGTCTTCCCCCATCGCAACCGCGCCACCTCACCGGTGCTGGTCACGGTCTCGCAGCCGGGTTCTATACTGCGCGGCCAGGGCATGGAGGCGCTGCTCGACAGCAAGCGCATCCGCTTCTCGTCGAACGTCAAGGTCCAATATGTCCCGCCGCCGCGCTGA
- the lptA gene encoding lipopolysaccharide transport periplasmic protein LptA, whose protein sequence is MSRRRADLRIRLLFAAFAAMAFATSAWARTTDRSQPLNVESDKSDCSVADDGACTLTGDVRLVQGTMNVRAGQAVVHRTGGDIKRVVLTGSPVQMSQELDDGSKINATAANVDYDMSTDTVVFTGDAHIDQPGRGNIAGGRIAYNMKSGQVQGSGDGKQRVKMQFQPKNGAAGSR, encoded by the coding sequence ATGTCCCGCCGCCGCGCTGATCTCCGCATTCGCCTGTTGTTCGCCGCCTTCGCCGCGATGGCGTTCGCGACCTCCGCATGGGCACGCACCACCGATCGCAGCCAGCCGCTCAACGTCGAATCCGACAAGAGCGACTGCTCGGTGGCCGACGATGGCGCATGCACGCTCACCGGCGACGTCCGCCTCGTGCAGGGCACGATGAACGTGCGTGCCGGCCAGGCGGTGGTGCATCGCACCGGCGGCGACATCAAGCGCGTCGTCCTCACCGGCAGCCCGGTGCAGATGAGCCAGGAGCTCGACGACGGTTCGAAGATCAACGCCACCGCCGCCAACGTCGACTACGACATGTCCACCGATACCGTCGTCTTCACCGGCGATGCGCACATCGACCAGCCCGGCCGCGGCAACATCGCCGGTGGGCGCATTGCGTACAACATGAAGTCCGGCCAGGTGCAGGGCAGCGGCGACGGCAAGCAGCGGGTGAAGATGCAGTTCCAGCCGAAGAACGGCGCAGCGGGCTCGCGCTGA
- the lptB gene encoding LPS export ABC transporter ATP-binding protein, with translation MLVAEGLRKSYRSRAVVRDFGLTLDAGEVVGLLGPNGAGKTTCFYMIVGLVPADAGKIVLDGRDISDEPMYTRARLGVGYLPQEPSVFRKLTVADNLRLVLELRPDLEETARERELESLLDELQITHVSGQIGASLSGGERRRVEIARALAAKPRLMLLDEPFAGVDPISVGEIQRIVRHLKSRGIGVLITDHNVRETLGICDRAYILNEGSVLAQGAPDALLANPDVRRVYLGEAFRL, from the coding sequence ATGCTGGTCGCGGAAGGGTTGCGCAAGTCCTACCGCTCGCGCGCGGTCGTCCGCGATTTCGGCCTCACGCTCGATGCCGGCGAAGTCGTCGGCCTGCTTGGCCCCAACGGCGCGGGCAAGACCACCTGTTTCTACATGATCGTCGGGCTGGTGCCCGCCGATGCGGGCAAGATCGTCCTGGATGGCCGCGACATCAGCGATGAGCCGATGTACACGCGTGCGCGCCTGGGCGTCGGTTACCTGCCGCAGGAACCGTCGGTGTTCCGCAAGCTCACCGTCGCCGACAACCTGCGCCTGGTACTCGAACTGCGCCCGGACCTCGAAGAGACCGCACGCGAGCGCGAACTCGAAAGCCTGCTCGACGAATTGCAGATCACGCATGTCTCTGGCCAGATCGGCGCCAGCCTGTCCGGCGGCGAGCGGCGGCGCGTGGAAATCGCCCGTGCGCTCGCGGCCAAACCCCGCCTGATGCTGCTCGACGAACCCTTCGCGGGCGTCGACCCCATCTCCGTCGGCGAGATCCAGCGCATCGTCCGCCACCTGAAATCGCGCGGGATCGGGGTGCTCATCACGGATCACAACGTGCGAGAGACCTTGGGCATCTGCGACCGGGCGTATATCCTCAACGAAGGCAGCGTGCTCGCGCAGGGGGCTCCGGACGCGCTGCTGGCGAACCCCGACGTCCGCCGCGTGTACCTGGGCGAAGCTTTCCGCCTCTAG